Sequence from the Chloroflexota bacterium genome:
ACATCACTGTCCAAGAAATCAGGGGCGGTTCACAGACATGGTTCAGTCACCCTCGCCAGGCCAATACACTGTCCAGTGCCCCAGTGATGACGACGTCCTTAAAGTCCTCAAGGCCGCCGCTTTGACACCATTTGGCCCTATGGTTCGGTTTATCACAATGACGGGCCTACGTCGCGGTGAGGCGATTGCTCTTCGGTGGGAAAATGTTGACCTCGACCGTGGCGTTTTAGCAGTTACGGGCACAGCCCAGCGTTTTCGCGGCCAAGGCATTGTCGTCGAGTCGCCCAAATCCCAAGCCGGACGTCGCGCTGTCGCCATCGACCCCGATACCGTCCAAATGCTGCGCGACCACCGAGGTCGTCAGCTATTGCGAGCGGTCGAGTTAGATGGAGCCTTCGAGGACAACGGCCTGGTCTTTCCAGGCCCGCGAGGACGACTGATGGACCCACCGTATCTCACAAGGGCCTTCAAGAAAATGGCCGCCGTCGCCGGCGTTCCCCATATGAGGCTTCACGATCTGCGGCACGGCCATGCCGCCGGTCTCATCCGCTCAGGCGCGCATATGAAGGTAATCCAGTCGCGCCTTGGTCACGCGTCGGCGGCTTTTACGATGCAGGTCTACGGACACATCGAAGCGGACATGCAAGAGGACGCGGCAAACGCCTATGCAAACCGCCTGAGCGAACGCGCCAGAATAGCAAAAGAATAGCAAGCCGCCAAAACAACAGGCCCTCTCGTTTGTTAAGAAGGGCCCTTTTATACTGTTGAGAGGGAGTGAGCCCGGGGGGAGTCGAACCCCCGACACCTTGATTAAAAGTCAAGTGCTCTGCCGCTGAGCTACGGGCCCATGGAGCTACCAGTAGTCTAAAGCCTTTCCAGTCACTCCGCTACTCGATTCGCTGTTTCATGCCTCTTTCACGCCTAGGTCGCCTCACTTCATATCGGTTTGATAGATGCTTCCTATCCTCAAGCCTGAACGTTTTGACGAGGAGGGATGGGATGAATTGGCCGACGGCAACCTTTCTGATGGTGGCGGCGCTTTCGATCGCCTTGGTTATCGTATCGCTCATCTGGGCGCCCATCGCAAAGCGCGGTATAGAAAAGTGGGATGGCAAAGCATCGGCGCCCGATAAGAAAGAGGGGAGCTAGTTATCCAAAGACTCGGCGCGATACTGCTTGACGCGCCCGAACTGATCGGAGGGCCAGTAGGAGAACCAGGCCTTGCCGATGATGTGCTTCCGCGGAAGCGTTCCCCAATCGCGCGAATCGAAGCTGCGGGAGCGCTCATCACCCATCACGAAGAATTCGTTCTCCGGCACCACCGTGAGCGGCATGGAGCGTTCACCCACCAGGCCCGGGTCTAAGTAGTCCTCGTTCAGGCGCTCGCCGTTGCGGTAGACGATGCCCCGTCGGATCTCGATGGTGTCTCCCGGCAGGCCGATCACCCGCTTGATCAGGTTGCGCTGGGTCTGGGATGGCAGGTGAAAGACCACCACGTCGCCGCGCTTAGGCTCGCCGAAGGGCTCAAAATAGCCATCGCCGTTGCGGTCTAGGAAGGGGATATTGGAGACCCATCCCGGCAGATGCACAGCGCGATAAGCAGCCTTATTCACGATAATCATGTCGCCGTTGTGGATGTTCGGCGTCATGCTTGTCCCCTCCACCTCGAAGTTCTGAAAGGAGGTGCTGACAAGAAGAAATACCAGCGCGGCCAGCGCGAGCGTTTGCAGGTAGCCGAAGGCGGATCTCCAGGCATCCGGCGCCACCACCATCTCGGGCGGGGGCGCGGCCTGCGCTGGAGGCGGCTCTTGGACTGCCGGAGCGCCGCTCATGGGCGAAGGCTCAGGCGCGGCGCCAGGCTGTTGGGGAGATTCGTTCATGAATGCTTCAATTATAGGTGAGGGGGCGGACGTATTGCCAAGAGAAGACGCCGGACTGGGATTTTCCTCCAGATCTTCCGGAGGCCCATGCTAGAATGTGGCCCTGATCATTCCCCCTTTGCCTACTTATGGATGAACAGCAGCTCATCGAGCGCAGCCGAGGCGGCGATCTGGACGCCTTCAACCGCATCGTGGAGCTCTACCAGACCCAGGTCTATAACCTCGCCTACCGGATGCTCGGCTCCCAAGCCGCCGCGGAGGATGCCTCCCAGGAGGCCTTCATCTCCGCCTATAAGCACATACGCTCATATCGCGGGGGAAGCTTCAAAGGCTGGCTCTTCCGCATCGTTACCAACGCCTGCTACGACCAGCTCCGCTCCAAGAAGCGCGCCGCCGAGACCTCCCTCCAAGAGCGCTTGGACGACGACCCCTCCTGGCAACCGGCCTCTCCAGGGGAGTCTCCTGAAGAGGCGGCGTTGACTAGTGAGCTATCCAGGGAAATCTCCAAAGCCGTCTCTTCCCTGCCTGAAGACCAGCGCCTAGTCCTTGTCATGGCCAATATCCAGGGCTTCTCCTATGAGGAGGTAGCGGAGGCCACCTCTTCCTCCCTAGGCACCGTCAAATCGAGGCTGAGCCGCGCCCGTGCCAAGGTTCGCGACTACTTTTCCAGCCGACCGGAACTTTTGCCAGCCAAGTTCCGTCTTGAAGTGTAGAAGGATGCAATGATGCCCCTGTTCCGCAAACGTGCAGATGAGCGACGCCAAGAGCTGCTTTCGGCCTATCTGGACGGCAGAGTGAGCGAGAGCGAGCGAGCGGAGGTCGAGCGTCTCCTAGAGAAATCGCCGGAGGCTCGCAAAGAGCTGCAGACTTTGCGCGCCACCACCGCGATGCTCAAAGAGACGCCGGTGCTGAAGCCGCGGCGCTCCTTCGCCATCCAGCCCTCCATGGTCCAAGAGCGGCCCAAGACTCCCTCCACGATGGGCAGGCTCCAGTGGGCGGTGCCCGTGGCGGCGGGAGCGGCCGTCCTCTTCCTCACCTTCTCCCTCGTCGGCGGCTCCATCGGCCTCTTCGAAGGCGGCGGCACGCCCACCTCGGAGGACGGCCAGCAGTTCGCGGCTGGGGCGCCGCAAACATCGGAATCGGCGAGCCCTCCGGCGGCGACGGCACCCCCCAGGATCGCCTTTGCCCCCACGGCAAGCGCGCCTCCGCCGGCGGGGAGCTTCGCCCCAGCGCCCACACCTGCGCCGTTTGGCACGCCCGCTCCAACGCGGACGGCAATTGCACCTGCAGGCGCCGCAGGGCCCGCAGGCCCAGCCGGTATCGCATCACTGGACGCCCCAGCGCCCACAGCCACGCCGGCGCCTACGGCAACGAGCGCGGCAGCGCTGAAGGGAACGCAAGAGGATGCGCAGGCTATCGCCAGGGACGCCTATAAGAGTGACGGGGACGACTTCCCGTGGCTCGCCATTCAGCTTGCCGCAGGTGCCCTCACCATCGTCGCGGTAGCGACCTTCGTCATCGCGCGGCGGAAGAAGGCCCTTTAAGGACAGCGCGCATCACCAGCATCCTTGAATAGACCAAAACGGAATCATCTTTAGGAGGAAATCATGTACGAACAGACAGTCAAACGATGGATGCCCTTGGCAGCAGTGGCGATAGTCACCGCCCTGGTCATCACCGCCTGCTCGGATGGCGGCTCGGACAAATCGCCTACGGGCAACGGCGGCAACAGCGTCACGGATCTGGCTAAGACCGGCTCCATCAACATCCAGTCCCAACAGCAGACGGGCATCTGGGTGGACGGCTCCGGCTCTGTGCGGGTGACGCCTGATATCGCCACACTCAACCTGGGCGTGGAGGCGCGCGCCGTGGCCGTGGCCGATGCCCGCGAACAGGCGGCAAAGGCCATGGACGGCGTCATGAAGTCCCTCAAGGACAACGGCGTGGCCGATAAGGACATCCAGACGCGCGGCTTCAACATCCAGCCCATCATCGTCTACGTGGAAGTAACGCCGTTCCCCGGCGATCGCAACCGGCCCACGGAGCCTCGTATCACCGGCTACATCGTCAGCAACTCCATCACCGCCAAGCTGCGCAAGCTCGATACCGTCGGCAAGGCGATTGACGATGCGGTGAAGGCCGGCGGCAACAACATCCGCTTCAACGGCATCGGCTTCTCCCTGGAGGACCCCAAGCCTCAGGAGACCGCGGCCCGCGACCTTGCCTTCAAGGACGCCAAGGCCAAGGCCCAGCAGGCCGCGCAAGCCCTAGGCGTGAAGGTCGGCGACCCCACCTACGTCACAATCTCAGGCGGCTCGCCTGTGATCCAGGAGAAGTTCATCGCGGCGGCGCCCAGAGCCGCGGGGGCGGACATCTCAACGCCTACCTCCATCAGCCCGGGTGAGCTGGACATCACGGTGCGCGTCCAGGTCGTCTTCGATATCGCCTAACGGCGACCCTGTCCGGTAACGAAAAGGGCCTCCCCGGTTCGGGGAGGCCCTTTTGTTTCCTGTATCGCCTAGCGCCGCTACACGCTGAAGAGATAGTTCGTGATATCGCCGTCCTTCACCTCATACGTCTTCCCCTCAAGGCGAAAGACGCCTCGCTTCTTTGCTTCGGCCATGCTCCCGGCCTTAATGAAATCGTCGTAGGAGACCACCTCGGCGCGGATGAAGCCCCGCTCGATGTCCGAATGAATCTTCCCGGCCCCCTTTTGGGCGTTCGCCCCGCGCTGGACCGTCCAGGCGCGGCATTCGTCCTCACCCACGGTGAAGAAGGAGATGAGGCCCAAGACCTCATAGGAGAGGCGGATCATACGCACTAGGCCCGACTCCCCTGCGCCCAGCGATTCGCGGAAGCTCTTCTCCTCCTCCGGCGTCATCTGTCCAAGCTCCGCCTCCAGCTTGCCGCAGATCACCACGCCCTTCGTCTTCGGCGTCGTCACCTTAGCGGCAAGCTCCTGCTCCAGTTTCGCCGAATCGGCCAGCTGTCCTTCCGCGATGTTCAGCGCGATGAGCAGCGGCTTAGCGGTCAGGAACTGGTAGTTCTCCATCACCCGCGCCTCGTCCGCCGTGAGGGTCTGCGCCCGCACCAGCACGCCCTTTTCCAGCTCCGCCTTCACCCGCTCAATGACCACCTTCTCCTTCGCCGCCGCCTCGCGCTCCTGGGGCTTGTTGCTCTTCGCCTGCTCCTGAAGGCGCTTCATGCGCTTTTCAAGGATCGCCAGGTCGGAGAAGGAGAGCTCCATGTCCAGCGTGGCGATATCGCGATAGGGGTCAACGCTGCCCTGGACGTGCGGCACCGCTGGGTCTTCAAAGGCGCGCAGCACGTGCAGCAGGGCGTCCACGCGCTGGAGGCGGTTCAGGAACTCGCCGCCGATGCCCGACTCCTTGCCCAGGCCCTCGGGTGCGCCAGGGATGTCCACATAGGTCACTTCGGCGGGGACCTTCTTCTTGGGCTTGTATATCTCCGTCAGGCGGTCCAGGCGCGCATCCGGCACCTTTGCCACGCCGATGTTCGCCTTGGTGCCTTGCGCCGCCGCCGAGACCTGGGCGCTGCCGCGAGTGAGGGCATTGAAGACGGTGGTCTTACCGCTCTTCGCCAGCCCGATGATGCCGATTTCCATGGGAAGACGACCTTTGGTGAGGGGATGAAAACAACCCTACCAGGATAGCAGGAACCGGCTGCTAGCTGCGTACTGTGTGCACTCGCTCCCGCTCGAACTGCACCAACGCCTTCGCAAGCAGGGGCCCGCGCTCCCGCAGCTCGTACTCCACGGAGACGATGGGCTTGTTGCACCGGACAAGCCGCATCAAACAAAAAGGCCCTCCGATTCCTCGGGGGGCCTTTCATGGAGGCTTCGCAGGCGAGACGACTAGATCTGCTTCTTGGAGAGATACCAGTCAATGACTTCCAGGCTCTTGTCCTTCACGCGCTCATCGGCCAGCTGGTCCGTGGCAGGCGCCGGGATGATGACCTTTTCGCCGGGCTTCCAGTTGGCGGGAGTGGCGATGCTGTGCTTATCGGCCGTCTGCAGGGCGTCCACCACGCGGAGGATCTCCTGCATGTTGCGGCCAAGGCTCAGCGGGTAGTAGATGAGGGCGCGGATCGTCATCTTGGGGTCAACGACGAAGACAGCGCGGACGGTTACCGTGGAGCTCGCGGTCTGGTGCACCATGCCGTACTTTGAGGCGACGTCCTTGTTCAAGTCGGCGATCACCGGGAAGGGAACTTTCTTGCCCTGCTTTTCGGCGATGTTGCGCGTCCAGGCGATGTGGGACTGGATGCCGTCCACGCTCAGGCCGATGAGCTTCACGCCGCGCTTCTGGAACTCGGGCCAGAGATCGCTGAAGGACATGAACTCAGTGGTGCAGACGGGGGTGAAGTCGGCGGGGTGGGAGAAGAAGACCACCCAGCTGTCCTTGGCCCATTCGCTGAACCTGATGGGGCCATGCGTGGTGGCGGCCTCAAAATCAGGGGCCTTATCCATGATGCGGGGAAGGCTTGGCGTTGGGGACATGACCATAGACGATACCTCCAATGTATTCTAGTTCGGATGCATCCTTCGCCTTGCAGAGCGAAGGCTCTCACCGGTGCTTCAGTGGACGCCCGCTGCCACAAGGGACACCCACGGGGTAACACCTTACCGTGTGATTTATACCCTGTCAATTCCGGATGTTGTATATGTCAAGCGCGTTCCTTCCGAGGAGCCGCCTTTGGGTATCACGGGGCATGCCCTTGATGTGTTCCCGCACGTCGGCCACCACGGAGGGCGCAGTGACGTCAGTGTGGGGGTAGTCGGACGCCCAGATCAGCTTTTTATCGCCAAGGACTTTGATCACGGCAGGGACACTCTTCTCGTCCGGGTCAACGGAGATATAGACTTGCCGCTTGAAGATCTTACTCGGATCTGCTGAGAGCCTATCCCGGTCCTGCGGGTTCACTTCGCAGAGCCAGTGATCCATCTGGTCCAGCCAGTGCAGCACCCAGCCGCCGCCGGACTCCAGCACGATCACCTTGAGCTTGGGGAAGCGATCCAGCACACCCGTGTTCACCAGCGAGGTCAGGGCGAAGTAGTTATCAAAGAGGAAAGAGAAGACCTTGTACCCGGGCACGCGCCCCCAATCGGTGCGGTAGAAGGTCATGGCGCCCATGCCGACTCCTCCAGCCGATGGATGGATGCCGAGCGGCGTGTTCATATCCTGCAGCTCCGCCCACACCACATCAAAGACGGGGTTGTGCAGCCAGTTCCCCTTATACGGGTTGGGCCGCACAAAGCCGCCGCGCATGCCTAGCTTCTCCACACAGCGCCGCGCCTCCTTGGCCGCCGCCTTCGGGTCCTGCATCGGCAGGGCCGCGATGCCGACGAAGCGCTTGGGCTGTTTGGCGCACCAATCGGCCAGCCAATCGTTATAGATGCGGCAGCACTCCACCGCCAGCTCCGCATTCTCAATGGATCCCAGGAAGAGCCCCAGCGTGGGGTACATGACGGCGATGTCTATCCCCTCGCGGTCGTTCTCCCTGGCGCGAGCATCTGGGTCGAAGCCTGCGGCGGGGCCCTCATCGTACCGTGAGCCCACGCCCATGAGCCGCCGTCTATTCGGCGACCAGCGCGCGCAGCCCACATCGCCCGCTCGCGGCGCCGGGATGATGACGCCGCCATCCGCGATGTAGCCTTCGCCCTTCTTCCCCTCATCCCAATAGACGCGCGGGGCGATCTCCTTGAACTTCCGGGAGACGTTCTCCGTCCACAGGTTCTTCGGCTCAAGCAGATGCCCGTCTCCATCAACAACGATGGGCTTGCGTGCGGCAGCGGCTGGCGACATGGAAGACTCCTTATCTCTAGTGCGGCTCGGGGGAAGAGGCACCATTATAGCGAAGCGCTGATGCCGTAGAGTCCCAGTGGATTCTCCCCAAGCAGCCTCCTGCGCGATGGCGGCGGGCCTGAGGCGCGGCGCGCCAGGCTTTCTCATGGCAGGGTGCGAAAAGCGGCCGCATTATACCAAGCCTACCACCCGGGGGCATGGCAGAGCAGAAGAAGGCCGGGATGCCGCCTTGACGCGCGCAGGCGCGGCCCCAATACTCAGCGCCAGCCCAACGGGAGGGAACGCTAAGCTATGCGCTTGCGAGAGAAGGTGGCCATCATCACGGGCGGAGGGGCGGGCGTGGGCCGGGCAACGGCGCTCCGCTTCGCGAAGGAGGGGGCAAAGGTTGTCATCGCCGATATCATCGGCGCCGCGGCCGATGAGACCGCGGCCCTGATCCAGCGCGAAGGCGGACAGGCGCTGGCGGTGGCGGCCGATGTGGGCAGGGTCGAAACGTGCCGGGTGGTGGTGGAAGCGACGGTCAAGCGGTTCGGCAGGCTCGATATCCTCGTCAACAACGCAGGCCTGCCCTCTTCCTATAGCGAAGGCACCGTCCACCACCAATGGGACCTTGGGATAGACCAGACGCTCTCCTCGGCCTTCCGCATGAGCCAGGCGGCCATGAAGCGCCTGCTCGCCAACAAGAACGGCGCCATCGTGAACATCTGCTCCATCGCCGGGACCAAGATGGGCACGAACCCGGCCTGGTACGCCGCGGCAAAGGCGGGACTCACGGGGCTCACGCGCTCGCAGGCTTACGTCTATGGCAAACAGGGCCTGCGCTCCAACGCCCTCTGCCTGGGCGTCACCGCCACCCAGCGCACCAAGCGCTACCAGGAGGATCCGGCGATGCGCGCTGGCGTGGAGGCGCGATTGCCTGTTGGGCGCTTGGGCAGGCCGGAGGAGATCGCCAGCGCGGCGCTCTTTCTGGCATCGGATGAGGCCTCGTTCATCACGGGCCAGGTCATCATCGCCGATGGCGGCCACACAATCGCGTAGCCCGCGCGCCGCCTACCACCAGTGGACTTCGTCCAGCTCCTCGTCCCGTCGCTCGGAGGCGTCCCACGGCCTTGAGGGCAGGTACTTCCAACCGCCATCGGCAAACATCACCACGATGTTGCCTTTCTCTATCCGCTCAGCCACCGTAAAGGCCACGTGCAGCGTCGCCCCTGCCGAGGCGCCCGCCAGGATGCCTTCCGCCCGCGCCACGCGGCGGGCGCATTCGAAGGCGGAGGCGCTATCCACGATGAAGCGCCCGTCCAGCGCCTTCAGGTCCAGTAGCGGCGGGAGAAAGCCCTCCTCCAAGCTCCGCAGTCCCTGGAGCCGCTCTCCCAGCTTCGGCTCGATGCCGATGATGCGGACGTTCGGCCTTGTCTCCCGCAGGCGCTTGCCCACGCCCATGATGGTGCCGCTGGTGCCGATGCCCGCGATGAAGACATCCACCTCCGGCAGCTCCTTCACGATCTCCGGCCCTGTGGTGGAGTAGTGCACATCCACATTCGCCTGCTCCGTGAACTGCCCCAGCAGCTTGAAGCCCCGCGAGGAGGCAAGCTCCTGCGCCGTATCTATCGCGCGTTTCATCCCGCCGTCCGCTTCGCACCACGTCATCTCCACGTCATACATCCGCAGGATGTCATAGATGCTGGGCGCGACGCCCCTGGGCAGCACGATGTGCGCCTTATACCCCCGCTGCTTGGCCACAAAGGCCAGCGCGACCCCCGTGTTGCCGCTGCTCGCTTCCACGATGGTGTCGCCGGGCTTCAGGTCGCCTCGGCGCTCCGCCGCCTCCACCAGCGCCAGGGCCACGCGGTCCTTGATGCTGCCTGTGGGGTTCTGCCCCTCCAGCTTCGCAAAGATGCGGACGCCGCGCTTGGGCGCAAGGGCAGCCAGTTCCACGAGGGGAGTATTGCCGACGAGTTTCAGCATGCCAGAGCGGTTCATAGGCTTATTGTACCGATTCGAGTCGTCACGCTCTGCCCCGGCGCAGCTTCGTGACCTCTTCCCGCAGGCTCTTGATCTCGGCCAGGAGCGTCGCCGCGTCCGGCTGGGCCGCCTCTTTCTCATCCTCCTTGTAGCTGTGCCGCACAAAGAAGGAGGCGATGTTCGCCGTGAGGCCGCCGAAGAGGGCGATGCCGCCGATCATCAGGAATGAGCCCATGGCGCGGCCGGCGCCCGTCACCGGGAAGCGGTCGCCGTAGCCCACCGTCGTCACCGTCGTGATCGCCCACCAGAGCGCATCATCGAAGTCCTTGATATTGGAACCGGGGTAGTCTACTTCAACCGTCGTCACCACCATGGCCGCCGTCACGATGATGATGACGGCGTAAAGGAGGAGAAAATCCACGTTCGCCAAGCGCCGATAGCCGGTGACGGCGCGGGAGCTGAAGACGAGAAGGCGCAGGAGACGCAATGGCCGGAAGAAGGGCACCGCGACGATAACAACATCTATCCAATGCGTGCGGAAGAACCGCTTCCTGTCCGGAGCTATCGCCGCTTTGACCACCAGGTCTACGGCAAAGACAGCCCAGATAAAGTAGTCCATCGCAAGAAAGACCGCTTCTTCTTGCCTGGTCAGATCCCACAAGAACGGCCCCATGAGCAATGGGACCATCACGATCGAGAGGACCATCAGCGGGAACTCCGTCAGCCCCTCCACACGCTTCAACAGCCGCTCGCGCTCGCCCACCGACATGCCGCCCACCGTGACCTGTGTTCTGGGCTCTTGTTTCTCTGCCATGCGTCTCCCTCCGTCAGATGCCTCGTATGTCGCATCCAGTCTGAGGACGCGCCGGTTGGCAGTCAAGAAGAATCGCGTCGAATAGAGCCGAGCAACGTGCCTATGCACCGCTGCGAATTCCGTCAGGGCGCATTGCGAAAAATTTCCCAAAACAAAATGATGCAGAAATACTATTGACCAGGGACAACCCCAGTGATTTGATAGGGGCAAGCTTAGAGGAAGGAGGGCTAACGGCGATGAGCGTGAAGTTAGCAACTCTATGTTTCTGGCACTTCCCTTAAGCACGCCGCCAGCCCCGAGCGAGAATGACTAAGCGATCTGGGACTGGCGGGAGCGGAAGCCGAGTCGCGGCTCTTGCACACGAGGGGACAATTCCCACTCCGGCCGTATGTCCGGGATAAACAAGGCCCGATCGGCGATAAATCGAATAGCTTTGCGCGACGCCCTGGGGCCTGCTCCCTGGGGCGTCCCTTTTCCCCTCACCTTCTACCCATGTCCCGTCTGCAGCTCCGGACAACTGACCATCTCCATCCAAATCTGTGCTCATCCGTGAAGTTCTGTGGATGAATCATCTCCCTCTTTGCCTTGACACCTCTCCAGGCCGGACAGCATCATGGAGTGACCCCTCACAAAGGAAGTCTCCATGGGCAAACTCCTGGACAAGCTCAGCCGCATCGGCAAGGCCTCGGCCCCCCGCATGGGCTTCGCCCCTGCCGCCACCCAAAAGCAACCCTCCCTCGCCCTCATCGTGGCCCTGGATAGGGCCGATAAGGAGACGGCCAAAGCCGCCCTCCAGGCCGGCGCCGATGCCATCGTCGTGATGAAGCAGGCGGCCGCCAAGAGCAAGACGCCGCTGGCGCAATCCCTCGGCGCGGGCGAAGGCATCCCTTGCGGTGGCGATATCAGCGAAGGCCAAGCCTCCGACGCCTCTTCCTGGGACTTCGCCCTCCTTGGCAAAGGCACGACTATCGAGGATGCCAACCTCGGCGACCAGGTAGACAAGGTCCTCTGGCTCCCTCAGCCACCCAACCTTGATCTCCTTCAGGCCCTGGATGGCATCCCCGTGGATGCCATCGCCATGGACGCCCGCAACCAGCTCAAGCCCCTCACCCTAGAAGGCCTCTCCGCCTTCCACCGCGTCGCCTCCGCCACGCGCAAACCCCTCCTCGCCTCCGTGACCCTCGCCCTCCCGGCGGCCACTCTCGCGGCCCTTCGCGATGCCGGCATCAGCGGCCTCATCGCCGAGTTCGCCTCCCCCATGGACGCCAAGAAGCTGGAGACCCTGCGCCAGGCCGTGATTGACCTGCCGCCGAAAAAGCAGAAGAAGTCGGACGCGCGCGCCGCGCTCCCGCTGGGCCTCATGGCCCAGGCTACCCAGGCTCCCGCAGCCCCCGACCGCGACGGCGACGACGACTAAACCTTGGTGCGCCCCGTCAAACTCGCCGGATACCTCGCTGCACTCTGGGCGGTCCTCGCCCCCCTCTTCCTCTTCCTGCCTATCTACGAAGGCGCAGGCGCGAGGGAGAGCACGAACGCGATGGATGCAGGGAAGTTCGGCGAGGCCATCGCCGTCCTGGGCGCAACCTGCGCCCTCGGCCTCATCGGCCTGGCGGGCCTCCTCCTGATCGCACGCGGCAATCAGGCCGGAAAGTGGGCGACGGGCGTGGTAGCCTTTCTCCTGCTGATGCTGAGCGCCTTCACCGCCAAGACCACCGGCTGGTTCCTCTTCCCGCCCGGCCTGCTCTTCATCGTCCCCACACTCTGGTTGACTGGGGAGAGGCGCTAGTCCTCGCCTGCCTCGTCGAACTGCTCGGCCAGGCTCACCATCTCCAGCACCGTCATCGCCGCCTCATAGCCCTTGTTCTCTTTCCCTTGGCCTGACCGCGCCAGCGCCTGGTCCAGGTTCTCCGTCGTCAGGATCCCCATCCCGATGGGAATGTCGTCGTCCACGGAGACGCTCCCTACCCCGCGGATGGCGCCATCGGAGACGTAGTGGTGGTGGTCCGTCTCGCCTTTGATGACCGCGCCTAGGCAGATAAGGCCGTCGTACTTGTCCGTATCGGCCATGCGCATGGCGGCGTAGGGAATCTCGAAGGCCCCCGGCACCCAGGCGATGTCTATATGGTCGGCGGCCACGCCGTGGTCAAGGAGCCCTTGTTTGGCCCCGGCCAGCAGGCGCGAGGTGACGTTTTCGTTGAAGCGCGAGACGATGATGCCGATGCGGCGGCCCTTGCCGCTCCGCGACCCGGTGAACTCGCGGCCCGGGCCCTTCCCGGCGGCGCGCTCCCCTTGCGGGCGTCCCTCGCGGCTCATTCCTTCTCGACGTTCCATTCAGCCAGCGGCGAGACGCCCGGCATGATGTGGCCCAGCTTATCGCGCTTCGCCTCAAGGTAGCGGATGTTCTCCGGCGTCGGCGGTGCCACGATGGGC
This genomic interval carries:
- a CDS encoding cysteine synthase family protein, whose product is MRKRRPSRTRRRSWPRSRACGKRSRSCAGAERDDSNRYNKPMNRSGMLKLVGNTPLVELAALAPKRGVRIFAKLEGQNPTGSIKDRVALALVEAAERRGDLKPGDTIVEASSGNTGVALAFVAKQRGYKAHIVLPRGVAPSIYDILRMYDVEMTWCEADGGMKRAIDTAQELASSRGFKLLGQFTEQANVDVHYSTTGPEIVKELPEVDVFIAGIGTSGTIMGVGKRLRETRPNVRIIGIEPKLGERLQGLRSLEEGFLPPLLDLKALDGRFIVDSASAFECARRVARAEGILAGASAGATLHVAFTVAERIEKGNIVVMFADGGWKYLPSRPWDASERRDEELDEVHWW
- a CDS encoding potassium channel family protein, with protein sequence MAEKQEPRTQVTVGGMSVGERERLLKRVEGLTEFPLMVLSIVMVPLLMGPFLWDLTRQEEAVFLAMDYFIWAVFAVDLVVKAAIAPDRKRFFRTHWIDVVIVAVPFFRPLRLLRLLVFSSRAVTGYRRLANVDFLLLYAVIIIVTAAMVVTTVEVDYPGSNIKDFDDALWWAITTVTTVGYGDRFPVTGAGRAMGSFLMIGGIALFGGLTANIASFFVRHSYKEDEKEAAQPDAATLLAEIKSLREEVTKLRRGRA
- a CDS encoding 6,7-dimethyl-8-ribityllumazine synthase, with product MSREGRPQGERAAGKGPGREFTGSRSGKGRRIGIIVSRFNENVTSRLLAGAKQGLLDHGVAADHIDIAWVPGAFEIPYAAMRMADTDKYDGLICLGAVIKGETDHHHYVSDGAIRGVGSVSVDDDIPIGMGILTTENLDQALARSGQGKENKGYEAAMTVLEMVSLAEQFDEAGED